The Triticum aestivum cultivar Chinese Spring chromosome 3A, IWGSC CS RefSeq v2.1, whole genome shotgun sequence genome includes a region encoding these proteins:
- the LOC123060406 gene encoding acyl transferase 9, with product MASSSFKVTRISEGAVKPASETPDHTLPLAWVDRYPTHRGLVESMHIFRSGADAAPAVIREALGKALAFFYPLAGRIVEQPEKGCPAIRCTADGVYFAEAVAECSLEDVRFLERPLLLPKEDLVPYPAADLWGVEPHNTIMMMQITKFTCGGFVMGLRFNHASADGMGAAQFIKAMGDMARGLPEPSVKPVWDREKFPNPSIKPGPLPELPVLALDYIVLDFPTGYIDGLKTQYKAHSGKFCSGFDVLTAKLWQCRTRALNLEPDATVKLCFFASVRHLLKLDAGYYGNSIFPVKMSGSSKKVLESSVMEVIDMIREAKQRMAVEFFQFAKEETRQDPFQMSFDYESIYVSDWSKLGFSDVDYGFGPPMFAGPLVNNDFIASVVILKAPLPLDGTRMLASCVTKEHSEEFARGMKEDLP from the exons ATGGCGTCGTCGAGCTTCAAGGTGACGCGGATCTCGGAGGGCGCGGTGAAGCCGGCGTCGGAGACGCCCGACCACACGCTGCCGCTGGCGTGGGTGGACCGGTACCCGACCCACCGGGGCCTGGTGGAGTCGATGCACATCTTCCGGTCCGGCGCCGACGCGGCCCCCGCCGTGATCCGCGAGGCGCTGGGCAAGGCGCTCGCCTTCTTCTACCCGCTGGCGGGCCGCATCGTGGAGCAGCCGGAGAAGGGGTGCCCCGCCATCCGCTGCACCGCCGACGGCGTCTACTTCGCTGAGGCCGTGGCCGAGTGCAGCCTGGAGGACGTGCGGTTCCTGGAGCGCCCCCTGCTGCTCCCCAAGGAGGACCTCGTCCCCtaccccgccgccgacctctggGGCGTCGAGCCCCACAACACCATCATGATGATGCAG ATCACGAAGTTCACCTGCGGCGGGTTCGTGATGGGCCTGCGGTTCAACCACGCGTCCGCGGACGGCATGGGCGCGGCGCAGTTCATCAAGGCGATGGGCGACATGGCGCGGGGGCTCCCGGAGCCGTCGGTGAAGCCGGTGTGGGACAGGGAGAAGTTCCCCAACCCGAGCATCAAGCCTGGCCCGCTCCCGGAGCTCCCCGTGCTGGCGCTGGACTACATCGTGCTCGACTTCCCCACGGGCTACATCGACGGGCTCAAGACGCAGTACAAGGCGCACAGCGGCAAGTTCTGCTCCGGCTTCGACGTGCTGACGGCGAAGCTGTGGCAGTGCCGCACCCGGGCGCTGAACCTGGAGCCGGACGCCACGGTGAAGCTCTGCTTCTTCGCCAGCGTGCGCCACCTGCTGAAGCTGGACGCCGGGTACTACGGCAACTCCATCTTCCCCGTGAAGATGTCCGGGAGCAGCAAGAAGGTGCTGGAGTCGTCGGTGATGGAGGTGATCGACATGATCCGGGAGGCAAAGCAGCGGATGGCGGTGGAGTTCTTCCAGTTCGCCAAGGAGGAGACGCGGCAGGATCCCTTCCAGATGAGCTTCGACTACGAGTCCATCTACGTCTCCGACTGGAGCAAGCTGGGGTTCTCCGACGTGGACTACGGCTTCGGCCCGCCCATGTTCGCCGGCCCGCTCGTGAACAACGACTTCATCGCCTCCGTCGTCATCCTCAAGGCGCCGCTGCCGCTGGACGGCACCCGGATGCTCGCCAGCTGCGTCACCAAGGAGCACTCGGAGGAGTTCGCCCGCGGCATGAAGGAGGACCTGCCATGA